Proteins encoded together in one Oncorhynchus gorbuscha isolate QuinsamMale2020 ecotype Even-year unplaced genomic scaffold, OgorEven_v1.0 Un_scaffold_4144, whole genome shotgun sequence window:
- the LOC124018166 gene encoding musculin-like → MSTGSASDGEDIETRHERTDAPFESYKTKRNVTQRRYTSTEYSDDAFVGTDGGYEVRTKRSYSTTAGGKQLFKGGRQKDGRQMQRNAANARERARMRVLSKAFSRLKTSLPWVPADTKLSKLDTLRLASSYISHLRQLLQDNHFESSFVHPVNLTWPFVVGRSEDNKDMSAAGLCGVIS, encoded by the exons atgtccaCCGGCTCAGCAAGCGACGGAGAGGACATTGAGACGCGTCACGAACGGACTGACGCACCATTCGAAAGCTACAAAACCAAACGGAACGTTACACAGAGACGATACACTTCCACCGAGTACTCAGACGACGCGTTCGTCGGTACTGACGGCGGTTACGAAGTCCGAACCAAGCGCTCGTACAGCACCACCGCCGGAGGAAAACAACTTTTCAAAGGGGGTCGACAAAAGGATGGACGACAGATGCAAAGGAACGCTGCAAACGCCAGAGAGAGGGCGAGGATGAGGGTGCTGAGCAAAGCCTTTTCCAGACTGAAAACCAGCCTGCCGTGGGTACCGGCCGATACCAAACTGTCCAAACTGGACACGCTGCGACTAGCATCTAGCTACATATCACACCTCCGACAGCTACTGCAAGACAACCACTTCGAGAGCAGCTTTGTACACCCTGTCAACCTG ACTTGGCCATTTGTGGTAGGAAGATCAGAGGACAACAAGGACATGTCTGCAGCCGGACTGTGTGGAGTTATTTCATAG